In the genome of Pseudomonas fluorescens, the window TTCGTTGAGGTCGAACACCACGCGCGGCTCCTGGCCATCGAGGCGTTCCACCCGCGCCCGGACCCGGGCGCCGATGGGTGGTGCATCGCAACCCGGGACAGTGCTCATCATTCGGAAGCCTTCGTCCAGGTCCACCAGCACGAGGTTGTAGTTGTGATCTTTGTCGAAGACCACGCTGGACGAATAGAGCGTGCCCAGCCCTTGGCTGTCGCGCAGGCCCAGTTCCACCGAGCCGCAATGCGGGCAGCAGGGGCGCAGGTAGAAGACTGCCTGATCGCAGTCTTGGCAGTGCTGATAAGCCAGGGCACCCCGTGCCAGGCCTTCGAGATAGCGCTGGTACGGCGCCGGTTCGCGGACATCATTCATTCTGGCTTCCTCCGGGGGTGCCGTAGGTGGCGACGGCGGTTGCCGTCAGGACGTCCTGGCGCTGACCGTTGGCTGCTTCGCGCTGTACCAGCAGTTCACAGTTCACCTGCATGCCGTCAGGGCGTTCGGGGTCGATGGCGGTAACCCGGCCGCTGAGGATCAGGGTGTCGCCTGGCCAGACCTGGGAGACGTAGCGCACCGAGTACCTGCGCAGCGCCGCCAGGCCCAGCCAGGAAGTCGTGTAGGCCGAGAGGATGCCCGCCGTCAGCAGGCCATGGCCGAATACGCTGCGGTAGCCGGCTCGGTGGGCAAAGGTCTCGTCGTGGTGGATGGGATTGAAGTCGCCACCGGCGCCGGCGTAGCGAACGATGTCGGTTCGGGTGATCGGCCCGACACGGCGCACGGGGGCGGTGTCTCCGATCTGGAAACGAGGCGAAGCGTCGTGGTTGGTGCTGTTCATGTGGGCAGTACCTCGTGCTCGTCCATGGGCGGCGGCGGGGGCAGTTCGATGATGGTGCTGCGGGCGATCAGCGCCAGTTGATCGTGTTCGTCGTAGAAACCCGTCTCGCGCACGATCAGGGTCATCTCGCCCTTGGCGCCCCGCTTGCAGGTCACGTCGGCGATATGCGAGCGGACGGTGAATTCCTCGCCGGCCAGCACCGGTCGCAGGTATTCCCATTCATTGCCGCCGGCCAGTACGCGCTTGAGGTCGAGGTTGAGCGGGTTGCCTTCCTGCGGGGGGTGCCAGTGCATGGAGACGGTGCTGAAGGTCGGCGGTGCCGGTGGGGCGCAGAAGCCCTGCCGGCGCGCCGCCTCAGGGTCGAAGTAACAGGCATCGGTACAGAGGATCGCCTTGGCGAACTCGGCGATCTTGCCTTCCTCGACCTTGAAGCGGAACGAGGGGAACTGGTAACCGACCAGGGATTGATCTGCCATCGCGTTCACTCCTTCAGTGCGCCGGCCCGGATGACCCGGCCAGCACCACCAGAGCGTCGGCGGCGAAGACCTTGCCGTCGTCGACCCGGATCGGGTTGATGTCGATTTCGCTGACCTCCTCGAGCTCCAGGGCCAGGTCGCCGACGCCCATCATGATGGTGGCGATCTGCGTCTGTTCCTCGGCGCTGAGGCCACGCCGCCCCTGGACCAGACGACCCTGGAGCAGTTTTCCGAGCGCGACGCGGGCGGTATCGAGCCCGAACGGCGGGCGCAACAGCGTGGTTTCCGCCAGTTGCTCGACCAGTACGCCACCCAGGCCCACCGCCACCATGGGGCCGAACACCGGGTCACGCTGCAAGCCACAGGTCAGTTCCATGCGTGCGGGTACCATCTCCTGCACCAGCACGCCGTCGAGGACGGCATGGGGCGCCCGGCGCCGCACTTCGTCGAACATGTCTCCATAGGCTTCACGCACCGCGTCCGGCCCCTGCAGACCGAGGCGGATGGCGCCCACGTCGGACTTGTGCGGCAGCTGACAGGACATGACCTTGAGCACCACCTTGCCGCCGATGCGCGTCGCCGCCGCGATGGCGTCCTCCTCGCTGTGTACCCACTCTTCGCGGGTGATGGGGATGCCGTACTCGGCGAACAGGCGCTTACCCTGGGCCTCCATCAACACCTGCTCTCCCTGGGGCAACTGCAGGTGCTGCCGCGCGCGCCGGGCACGTTCGGCATCGGGTTCCCGGGCGTGGTCCGCCGCGAGGGACGGTCGCGAGGAGAAACGCTGCAGGGCGGCGAGCGAGCGGGCGATCCTCTGCGGATCGGTGTAGGTCGGCACGCCAGCCTGCTTCAAGGGCTCCACAAGGTCGGTGGACAGCACAGCCATGGGTTTGTTGGTGCGCTGGTAGAGCGCGGCCAGTTCCCTGGCTGCCTCGGTGGCGCGAGCCCAGGTGACCGTGGTGAGCATGTCGACCGAAGGGCTCTGGGCGACCAGGTTCTGCAGTGCGAAAAGTGACTCCTGCTTCACCGCTGCGGTGGTGTCGATGGGGTTGGCCACGCTGCCGAAGAAGGGCGTATGCAGCACACTGAGCATCTGTGCCTGTTCCGCTTCGGGGAAGGTCGGGATATCCAGGCCATTGAGACTGGCTTCGTCGGCCAGCAATACGCCGGTACCGCCGGAGGCAGTCATGATCGCCAGGCGTTTGCCGGACGCCCGGCGACCGTCCTGGAAGATCATGCCCAGATCGAGCATCTCCTCCAGGCTGTGAGCCACGATCACGCCGTACTGTCGGCAGACCGCATCGAATACATCGACGGCACCGACCACCGACGCGGTGTGGCTCATGGCGGCCTTGGCCGCAGCTTCGGAGCGCCCCGCCTTGAGGACCACCAGTGGCTTGTCGAGCGCCTGGGCGCGGCGGGCCGCTTCTATGAATACCTCCGGGTCACGCAGGGTCTCACTGAACGCCAGCAGCACACGAACTTCCGGTCGCTCCACGAGGTAGCGCAAAACGGCCGCGACGTTCACGTCCAGCTCGTTGCCGGTACTGACGAACCAGCCAAGGCGCAGGCCGGTGAGCAGGCCCTTGGTGGTCAGGTAGGAGCCAAAGCCACCGCTCTGGGAAACCAGCGCCACACCGCCGCCCGGCGGCAAAGGTTCGTCCGGGGTCAGGGCGAAGTTGGCCATGACGCCCCCGGCGATGTTCAGGTAGCCGATGCAGTTCGGACCAATCACCCGCACGCCGCCAGCCTTGGCCAGCTCTGCGATGCGCTGCTGCAGGGCGGTTCCTTCGGCACCGGCCTCGGCGAAGCCGGAGGAGAGCAGCGCGACGCCCCCCACGCCCTTGGCCACGGCCTGTTCCATGATGCCTTCGACGGCCTGGCAGGCCACCGCGATGACCACCAGGTCCACGGTTCCCGGTACATCGTGCAGGCTGGCGTAGGCAGGGCTGCCCTGGACGCTGTCGTCCTTGGGATGGATCGGGTAGAGCGCGCCGCCGAAGGCGCGCTTGAGGTTGGCGAACAGCAGGCCGCCGAAGCTGTAGAGGTTGTTGGAGGCGCCAACCAGGGCGATGGAGCGAGGTGCCAGCAGGCGATCGAGATCGGGAGCTGCAGTGTCGATACGAGTCATTGTCGTTGTCCTGTTCCGTGGTGGTTTGCGCGCTTAGCGCACCATCATCGAGCCGCCATCCACCGACAGAACCTGGCCGGTGACGTAGGAGGACTCTTCGCTGACGAGATAGAGGAAGGCCGGGGCTATCTCATCGGGCTCGGCCGAGCGCCGCAGCGGGTGCTGTTTGAGCGCTGCCGCATGGGCTTCGGCGAATTTCGGGTCGTTCATGATGGTCTTGGTCATCTCGGTGGCCGCCGCCGGAGCGATGGCATTGACCAGGATGTTGTACTTGCCCAGCTCGCGGGCGGCGGTGCGCACCATGCCGAGCATCGCGGACTTGGCAGCGGCGTAGTTGATCTGGCCGATGGAGCCGTTCTGCGCAGTGGAGGAAGTGACGAAGACGATGCGTCCCCACTGGCGTTCGATCATGTCGTGGACCACCGCCTGCAGCCAGTAGAAGGAACCGTGCATGTGCACATCGATCACCTGGTGCCACTCGGCGCCGGTCATCTTGTGCAGCATGGCCGGACGGGTGATGCCAGCGTTGTTCACCAGGATATCGATGGGGCCGAGCTCGGCCTTGATGATGGCGGCGGCGGCGTTGAC includes:
- a CDS encoding OB-fold domain-containing protein; amino-acid sequence: MNDVREPAPYQRYLEGLARGALAYQHCQDCDQAVFYLRPCCPHCGSVELGLRDSQGLGTLYSSSVVFDKDHNYNLVLVDLDEGFRMMSTVPGCDAPPIGARVRARVERLDGQEPRVVFDLNEGERP
- a CDS encoding MaoC/PaaZ C-terminal domain-containing protein codes for the protein MRRVGPITRTDIVRYAGAGGDFNPIHHDETFAHRAGYRSVFGHGLLTAGILSAYTTSWLGLAALRRYSVRYVSQVWPGDTLILSGRVTAIDPERPDGMQVNCELLVQREAANGQRQDVLTATAVATYGTPGGSQNE
- a CDS encoding MaoC family dehydratase N-terminal domain-containing protein, coding for MADQSLVGYQFPSFRFKVEEGKIAEFAKAILCTDACYFDPEAARRQGFCAPPAPPTFSTVSMHWHPPQEGNPLNLDLKRVLAGGNEWEYLRPVLAGEEFTVRSHIADVTCKRGAKGEMTLIVRETGFYDEHDQLALIARSTIIELPPPPPMDEHEVLPT
- a CDS encoding acetate--CoA ligase family protein; translation: MTRIDTAAPDLDRLLAPRSIALVGASNNLYSFGGLLFANLKRAFGGALYPIHPKDDSVQGSPAYASLHDVPGTVDLVVIAVACQAVEGIMEQAVAKGVGGVALLSSGFAEAGAEGTALQQRIAELAKAGGVRVIGPNCIGYLNIAGGVMANFALTPDEPLPPGGGVALVSQSGGFGSYLTTKGLLTGLRLGWFVSTGNELDVNVAAVLRYLVERPEVRVLLAFSETLRDPEVFIEAARRAQALDKPLVVLKAGRSEAAAKAAMSHTASVVGAVDVFDAVCRQYGVIVAHSLEEMLDLGMIFQDGRRASGKRLAIMTASGGTGVLLADEASLNGLDIPTFPEAEQAQMLSVLHTPFFGSVANPIDTTAAVKQESLFALQNLVAQSPSVDMLTTVTWARATEAARELAALYQRTNKPMAVLSTDLVEPLKQAGVPTYTDPQRIARSLAALQRFSSRPSLAADHAREPDAERARRARQHLQLPQGEQVLMEAQGKRLFAEYGIPITREEWVHSEEDAIAAATRIGGKVVLKVMSCQLPHKSDVGAIRLGLQGPDAVREAYGDMFDEVRRRAPHAVLDGVLVQEMVPARMELTCGLQRDPVFGPMVAVGLGGVLVEQLAETTLLRPPFGLDTARVALGKLLQGRLVQGRRGLSAEEQTQIATIMMGVGDLALELEEVSEIDINPIRVDDGKVFAADALVVLAGSSGPAH
- a CDS encoding SDR family NAD(P)-dependent oxidoreductase, whose amino-acid sequence is MRLNNRVAVITGASQGIGRAVARCYAAQGASVAIVDINVSGGEETAALIHAEGGKALFVRCDIANQVDVNAAAAIIKAELGPIDILVNNAGITRPAMLHKMTGAEWHQVIDVHMHGSFYWLQAVVHDMIERQWGRIVFVTSSTAQNGSIGQINYAAAKSAMLGMVRTAARELGKYNILVNAIAPAAATEMTKTIMNDPKFAEAHAAALKQHPLRRSAEPDEIAPAFLYLVSEESSYVTGQVLSVDGGSMMVR